The Cucurbita pepo subsp. pepo cultivar mu-cu-16 unplaced genomic scaffold, ASM280686v2 Cp4.1_scaffold006353, whole genome shotgun sequence genome includes the window ATCTCAATTTAGGCACCACATTGATTTTCACCGGAATCTACAACATCATCACCGGCCTAATATACGGCGTTCCGATGCCGGTCCAGCCGATGAAATCTATTGCCGCCGCTGCCCTGGCCGATCCCGAATTCGGCGTGGCAGAGATCATGGCGGCCGGAATCTTGACCGGCGGGATTCTGTTTTTTCTGGGTGCGACAGGGCTGATGCAATTGGTTTATAAATTCATTCCGTTGCCGGTTGTGAGAGGAATTCAATTGGCTCAAGGCTTGTCTTTTGCTCTCACGGCTGTTAAATATGTCCGTTATGATCAAAATATGGCGAAATCCAAATCTCTTGACGGTCGTGGGTGGCTTGGATTTGACGGATTGATTCCGGCCATTGTTTGTGCTTGTTTTGTAATCATCGTCAACGGCGCCGGAGAAGAAGAGCACCGTGAAGAACCACCGGCGGAGGGAAGTAAACGAGAGAAGGTGAGGAGGATCGTAACAAAACTTCCATCGGcgtttataattttcttgatCGGCGCCGCTTCTCTGTTCATTCGAACGCCGGAAGTGGTGAACGGCGTTAGATTTGGGCCGTCGCCGATG containing:
- the LOC111787170 gene encoding molybdate transporter 1-like; this translates as LGTTLIFTGIYNIITGLIYGVPMPVQPMKSIAAAALADPEFGVAEIMAAGILTGGILFFLGATGLMQLVYKFIPLPVVRGIQLAQGLSFALTAVKYVRYDQNMAKSKSLDGRGWLGFDGLIPAIVCACFVIIVNGAGEEEHREEPPAEGSKREKVRRIVTKLPSAFIIFLIGAASLFIRTPEVVNGVRFGPSPM